Proteins encoded together in one Paracoccus sp. SMMA_5_TC window:
- the nuoE gene encoding NADH-quinone oxidoreductase subunit NuoE translates to MLRRLSPHQPDSFEFTPANLEWARAQMTKYPPGRQQSAIIPVLWRAQEQEGWLSRPAIEYCADLLGMPHIRALEVATFYFMFQLQPVGSVAHIQICGTTTCMICGAEDLIRVCQEKIAPTPHTLSADGRFSWEEVECLGACTNAPMAQIGKDFYEDLTAERLSALIDSFAAGEVPVPGPQNGRFAAEPLGGPVALAGLKGSGPDRNASVALALEQADTIKRIDGTELPIKTPWLKAGETA, encoded by the coding sequence GTTCGAGTTCACGCCCGCCAATCTGGAATGGGCCCGGGCCCAGATGACCAAATACCCGCCGGGTCGCCAGCAATCGGCGATCATTCCGGTATTGTGGCGCGCCCAGGAGCAGGAGGGATGGCTGAGCCGGCCCGCCATCGAATATTGCGCCGACCTTCTGGGCATGCCGCATATTCGTGCGCTGGAGGTTGCGACCTTCTATTTCATGTTCCAGCTGCAACCCGTGGGCAGTGTGGCGCATATCCAGATCTGCGGCACCACCACCTGCATGATCTGCGGCGCCGAGGATCTGATCCGGGTCTGCCAGGAAAAGATCGCGCCCACGCCGCACACCCTGTCGGCGGATGGCCGCTTCAGCTGGGAAGAGGTCGAGTGTCTGGGTGCCTGCACCAATGCGCCCATGGCGCAGATCGGCAAGGACTTCTACGAGGATCTGACGGCCGAAAGGCTGTCGGCGCTGATCGACAGCTTTGCCGCCGGCGAGGTGCCGGTGCCGGGGCCGCAGAACGGCCGTTTCGCTGCCGAGCCGCTGGGCGGGCCGGTGGCGCTGGCGGGGTTGAAGGGAAGCGGTCCGGACCGCAATGCCAGCGTGGCGCTGGCGCTGGAACAGGCCGACACCATCAAGCGCATCGACGGCACCGAACTGCCGATCAAGACCCCCTGGCTCAAGGCCGGGGAAACCGCCTGA